Genomic DNA from Chlorogloeopsis sp. ULAP01:
CTAGGTAATCGTTGACGGTAACAACGTGTACACCTTTGCCCGTAAGAGCATTCAAATAACTAGGTAAGGTAGCAACTAGGGTTTTGCCCTCACCAGTTTTCATTTCAGCTATCTGACCTGTGTGCAAAATGACACCACCCAAGAGTTGCACATCAAAGTGCCGCAATCCTAAAACTCGTCGTCCGGCCTCCCTAACTACAGCAAAGGCTTCTGGTAGAATGTCATCCAGAGTTTCGCCGTTGGCAAGACGCTGTTTAAACTCTGTGGTTTTGCCTTTAATATCTTCATCAGAAAGGGCTTTAATGTCTTCCTCTAAGAGGTTAATTTCACTAATGTAAGGTTGGTATTTTTTAAGCTTACGAGCGTTGGGATCGCCCAACAAAGTTTTTAGCATGGCAGGTTATTGAACAAACTCAAGTGAAGATGGGAATTTTAGATTTGGATGGATAATTATAAGTGTTTAATCCAATTGAGCTTTAACACTCAAGTAATGAGTTGCCAGTGAGAATTTCCTCAAAAACAGCAACGAAATCAGCCAATCTAGGTTACTTAAATAATGGCTTTAAACTACAGCTTATATTTGAAGCTTTAATTAATAGTATCATTTCACCCCCAGATGGGGCAGTGAACCCCGACCAAGCTCAAGTAGCGATCGCCCACCATTAGGGATTAGGGACTGGGGCAATGGGCAATGGGCATGGGGCATTGGTTATTTATATTCTCTATTCCCTATAGAGTTTAGATAAGCATTGAGTTTGGGTTATAGCTCGTCAATGATTGGTTTAAATTGATTTACTTGTTCATTTGTTAAAAGTTGTCGAGCGTAGGCTAGTCTCAACCAACTGACTGTTTCATATAAAGAGCCTCTAGCAATTTTGACACAACGTCGATTATCTGGGTCATTATACCTGTCCCGTCCTTCTGCTCTGTTGGCACAAACACTATCAGCAGATCGAACAATTTGCTTGCCGATAGTGTCCTTGGTGAAATAGTCCCATTGCTTAACAATCTGCCAAATCTCATTAGCTAGCTTCTCAGCTAGTTGATAAACTTGCAAATCTTCAAAATCGGGTCGTGCCATCCAAAACACCCAAAACCCATCCATCAACCATAACCCATGCCCAATGCCCTATTCCCAATGCCCATTGCCCAATGCTTATCACTATGATTTTTCCCATTCAGAACTGAGGCGACGGAAGTTGAAGTCGGCAGCACCAGGATGACAACTCACACAGCTATTTATGTCTACAGGACGTGGCAATTTGACTTGGGGATGTAAAGCTTTGAAATAACGAGAGTTATTGACGCGGTAGGGTACTTGTTCATCTTTTTGCAGCAGGCGCGAAAAAGTTGACAGATATCTCCAAACCAAAATGCGCGGCGGATCGATTAATGGTTTGAGTTGTGCGCCATAATGTTCTGAGTCTTGCAAAAGATTTTTCCAAGTTTCAGTAGGCAGTACTGCGGGTGGTAAGGCGATGTGGCAAGTGGAACAGTTTTCTAAGTAAAGTTCTTGCCCCAATTGATATTGACTAGGTACTACATCAACAGTACCAATTTCGGAGACGGGAGTAGCACTTTGGACATTTGTCGCAAAGGATATTAACCAACCCATCGCCAAACTCCAAGTAAAGACTACCAAAAGTAAACCGATAGACTTGCCCTTGATTTTGCGGCGGTTGCGATGCTTAACAAGATTTGACATTCCTCACACCCATTTGATTCTGGATTGTAGAATTTGGATTTTGAATTGAAGATAGAAAATTGGTAATTTTTTCCCATCACCCATGACCTATTACTTAATCCCTAGTTCCCAATTCCTTCATTTTGTTGCTACTACAATCATTCTGCGGCTATCCAGTGCAAATGGCTCACCATCGTGTCCGTAACCCTCAACATGACGGAAACCAACTTGGCATAACCAGTCGCTGAGTTCTGTAAAGGTAAAATGGCGAACAAAAAAATTGAAGCGACGTATCTGCCCATCACGAATGATAATTCGTTCGTTGTATGTGCGACCAGTAGAGATATCGTAGCGGTTAGTATCAATCATGAAATTGCCTTCGCGTTCAGTAACAAAGCTAGGATGAAAGTCTTTGATGATGCGGTACAAGTTTTGAGTGTCAATCAACAACTTGCCACCAACTTTCAAGGCGCGATCGGCTTGAGCTAGCACCAAGCGATTTTCATTGTCATCAAAGTACCCGAAAGCGGTAAACCAGTTAATAATGCAGTCAAAGCGATCGCTCCACGGCAGAGAACGCATATCACCTTGGATGTACTCAACTTCCACACCGCTATTAGCTGCATCTTGACGGGCTTTGTCCAAAAATAAAGCTGTAGCATCAAGCCCAGTCACATTACAGCCACGTTTAGCCAGTTGATTAGAAATTCGCCCGTGTCCACAAGCTAAATCTAATACAGCCATTTCCGGCTGCACGTTCAGCAGACGACAGATTAAATCAACATTGCGCTCCGTCCGTTCTGATGTTAATAGCGGTTCATAGAAATAGAGATAATCTTCATCGAACAGCGCTTCAAAATCGAATCTATTTGCACTCATAACAGAGGATTGAGAGGGTGCGTTATCAGATTTATGCAGATCAGTACGCATTAATTAGCGTAGCTGCTGCTTTTTCTAAAGATACCTCCACAAATTGACCAAATAACCGCCGTTGGGCAAACGCGCCGTCAATTAGCAACAGTAGATTTGCAGCAAGTTCGCGCGGATTGCTGGCACCCGCGTTTTCGGCTAATTGCATCAGGCGATCGCGTACCGCTTCTTTGTGAGCGATCGCAATCTGATGTCCTGGATAGTCTAATTCTGCATATTCTGCTGTGGCAATTAGGAAGGGACAGCCTAAACAATCTGGCTTTGTCAATAGTTCATCCAACCATTTAAAAACTGCAAATAATTGTTCGGTAGGCTGATTAAGATGCTTGGCAATTTCTACTTCCATCAGTTCCCAAAAGCACTGGTTGCGTCGTTCCAGATACGCCACCACCAAATCATCTTTTGATGGGAAATAGCGATATAAAGTTGTTTTCGCCACCCCTGACTTGGCAATGATCGTATCTACCCCTGTGGCTCGAATCCCTTGGCGATAGAATAGTTCATCGGCAATGTTGAGGATATGTTCTCTGAGCGCAGGCTTTGCTTCGTCCTGCTTTGCTACAAGGCGAGTTTTTGGCACCTAATTCTCCCAATATCTCTATTGACATGATACAGACCTGTCTGTAATATAACAATCATAACAACGATACAGACCTGTCTGTTTTGTATAGGAAATATCGAGCCATGAAAATTGGAATTGTTGGTAGTGGAAACATGGGACGTTCTTTAGGTATTCTTTGGGCAGAGCAGGGACATCAAGTATTTTTTGGCTCCCGTGATGCC
This window encodes:
- a CDS encoding four helix bundle protein: MARPDFEDLQVYQLAEKLANEIWQIVKQWDYFTKDTIGKQIVRSADSVCANRAEGRDRYNDPDNRRCVKIARGSLYETVSWLRLAYARQLLTNEQVNQFKPIIDEL
- a CDS encoding diheme cytochrome c — translated: MSNLVKHRNRRKIKGKSIGLLLVVFTWSLAMGWLISFATNVQSATPVSEIGTVDVVPSQYQLGQELYLENCSTCHIALPPAVLPTETWKNLLQDSEHYGAQLKPLIDPPRILVWRYLSTFSRLLQKDEQVPYRVNNSRYFKALHPQVKLPRPVDINSCVSCHPGAADFNFRRLSSEWEKS
- a CDS encoding class I SAM-dependent methyltransferase codes for the protein MSANRFDFEALFDEDYLYFYEPLLTSERTERNVDLICRLLNVQPEMAVLDLACGHGRISNQLAKRGCNVTGLDATALFLDKARQDAANSGVEVEYIQGDMRSLPWSDRFDCIINWFTAFGYFDDNENRLVLAQADRALKVGGKLLIDTQNLYRIIKDFHPSFVTEREGNFMIDTNRYDISTGRTYNERIIIRDGQIRRFNFFVRHFTFTELSDWLCQVGFRHVEGYGHDGEPFALDSRRMIVVATK
- a CDS encoding TetR/AcrR family transcriptional regulator, giving the protein MPKTRLVAKQDEAKPALREHILNIADELFYRQGIRATGVDTIIAKSGVAKTTLYRYFPSKDDLVVAYLERRNQCFWELMEVEIAKHLNQPTEQLFAVFKWLDELLTKPDCLGCPFLIATAEYAELDYPGHQIAIAHKEAVRDRLMQLAENAGASNPRELAANLLLLIDGAFAQRRLFGQFVEVSLEKAAATLINAY